In Drosophila nasuta strain 15112-1781.00 chromosome 2R, ASM2355853v1, whole genome shotgun sequence, a single genomic region encodes these proteins:
- the LOC132783991 gene encoding solute carrier family 22 member 19 — MTAGKSNYQRRRSSAPPNVDIVEHVNGSFGRWQLRTILLIFLCKIPTAWFMACIIYTAPYPQRGELVCHPATWNGSHTAQAHGSMLHSRNTDRLFSVQVCNAYAQSLSQNFVRHYGQTWNATSAQLMLPCDKVEHNTEYKSLITQFDLICSRRVLVAVTQSFHALGALLGGLLAYQALRYISPRRLMLLGMLGQIFCGNLTGLVDTYQLHIYFRCLTSVCCTIMYTAGHQILMDITSGKARILVVTLSELFWSIGLVLLPAISIYFDNWSHLYVAISSSLIVLVWLHRWITDAPRWLLRHQQVEPALRILLESATHNNRMVPLTMDVQLTVYAAEMSAEPKISYCQIWDKETKRRQLIYIHFIWGCAQVLYNIILLMIRSLGEAQVHVNTAALGFAEMMGVFVGLYFILYTRRYWRWTGNLMIVAGLCTYLVWLLPDSDRNSRRVGLELIFWMLLKFANSASIAVLTTCTGEMVSPAKRILLMLSVVSFGRLCLVFSPLLSTLTVVHRLLPITIIATIGWVYGLIMRFLNRFYWNTEQVQVGQVPTPNTYRRNSAVIMRRCSTASSDVSGYSNELLRNFEQTVAVSIADLWHINFNTIHECDSMKELSETVEKPHSSMHSI; from the exons ATGACAGCAGGTAAAAGCAACTACCAACGTCGCCGATCATCCGCTCCGCCCAATGTGGATATTGTGGAGCACGTTAATGGCAGCTTCGGGCGCTGGCAATTGCGAACAATTCTGCTGATCTTCTTGTGCAAAATACCAACGGCCTGGTTCATGGCCTGCATCATCTATACTGCACCGTATCCCCAACGGGGTGAGCTGGTCTGTCATCCTGCCACATGGAATGGCAGCCACACAGCGCAGGCTCATGGCAGCATGCTGCATAGTCGCAACACAGATCGACTCTTTAGTGTGCAGGTGTGCAATGCCTATGCCCAGAGTCTGTCCCAGAATTTTGTGAGACACTACGGCCAGACGTGGAATGCGACATCAGCACAGCTAATGCTGCCATGCGACAAAGTGGAACACAATACAGAGTACAAGTCGTTGATAACGCAGTTCGATTTGATTTGTTCGCGTCGCGTTTTGGTTGCAGTCACGCAATCTTTTCACGCACTCGGTGCTTTGCTCGGTGGTCTATTGGCTTATCAAGCGCTGAGATA CATAAGTCCGCGACGTCTTATGCTTCTTGGCATGTTGGGTCAGATCTTCTGTGGCAATCTCACAGGTCTCGTGGACACTTATCAGTTGCACATCTACTTCCGTTGCCTCACATCTGTTTGCTGCACGATCATGTACACCGCTGGGCATCAGATTC TGATGGACATAACGTCGGGCAAGGCACGGATTCTGGTGGTCACACTATCGGAACTATTTTGGTCGATTGGTTTGGTGCTGCTTCCAGCCATATCCATCTACTTTGACAATTGGAGCCATCTCTATGTAGCCATATCTTCATCGCTCATTGTGCTCGTCTGGCTGCATCGCTGGATAACAGATGCGCCGCGTTGGCTGCTGCGCCATCAACAGGTGGAGCCCGCTTTGCGAATCCTTTTAGAATctgccacacacaacaatCGCATGGTGCCCCTGACTATGGACGTTCAACTGACTGTTTATGCCGCCGAAATGAGCGCTGAACCCAAAATCAGCTATTGCCAGATTTGGGATAAGGAAACAAAGCGCCGACAACTCATCTATATTCATTTTATCTGGGGCTGTGCTCAGGTCTTGTACAACATTATCCTGCTCATGATTCGCAGCCTGGGTGAAGCTCAAGTTCATGTGAATACAGCTGCGTTGGGCTTTGCTGAAATGATGGGCGTGTTTGTCGGCCTCTACTTTATATTGTACACACGTCGTTATTGGCGTTGGACTGGCAATCTAATGATTGTCGCCGGTCTGTGCACCTATCTAGTCTGGCTTCTGCCCGATAGCG ATCGCAATTCCAGACGCGTGGGCTTGGAGCTAATCTTTTGGATGCTGCTAAAGTTTGCGAATTCAGCATCCATAGCTGTACTCACAACCTGCACTGGAGAAATGGTATCGCCGGCAAAACGCATTTTGCTGATGCTATCCGTGGTCAGTTTTGGTCGCCTTTGTCTGGTTTTCTCTCCATTGCTGAGCACTCTGACTGTGGTGCACCGACTGCTGCCCATAACCATAATTGCCACAATTGGCTGGGTGTATGGCCTGATCATGCGCTTCCTTAATCGTTTCTATTGGAATACGGAGCAAGTGCAGGTTGGTCAGGTGCCCACGCCCAACACCTATCGTCGCAATTCTGCCGTAATTATGCGTCGCTGCAGCACTGCCAGCTCCGATGTGAGTGGCTACAGCAATGAGTTGCTGCGAAACTTTGAGCAAACCGTTGCCGTAAGCATTGCTGATCTCTGGCACATCAATTTCAATACGATCCATGAGTGTGATAGCATGAAGGAACTCAGCGAGACGGTCGAAAAGCCGCACAGTAGTATGCACAGTATTTGA